The following proteins are encoded in a genomic region of Terriglobales bacterium:
- a CDS encoding DUF3467 domain-containing protein encodes MATPAQPNIKLTNSKDYRENYANSVQVRVNVWDFFLVFGTLQQPTPTEMEVNNFQGIYLSPQQAKALLTILQQNVVNYEKTFGEIKLDPRMAVPGQVH; translated from the coding sequence ATGGCCACCCCAGCGCAACCCAATATCAAGCTCACCAACAGCAAAGACTACCGGGAAAACTACGCCAACAGCGTGCAAGTACGCGTGAACGTATGGGATTTCTTCCTGGTCTTCGGCACCTTACAGCAGCCGACGCCGACTGAGATGGAGGTCAACAATTTTCAGGGAATTTATCTTAGTCCACAGCAAGCCAAGGCGCTGCTCACCATCCTGCAGCAGAATGTGGTGAACTACGAAAAGACCTTCGGCGAGATCAAGCTTGATCCGCGCATGGCAGTTCCCGGACAGGTGCATTGA
- a CDS encoding glycosyltransferase family 39 protein: MRDRFVPAGLMRRTALFIFIFVLLLAAHWSLLRLPYFWDEAGYYVPAAYDIFTRGDFIPHSTLTNAHPPLVMAYLALAWKLFGYSPAVTHTAILLISALALLGVFVLAQHVANRVVAAASTLCTALYPVFFAQSSLAQVDLAVTAFTLWGVFFYLKRRRWLCVAAFALAALSKETAIITPAALFAWEAIRKSKDTPATSFFQRAVRSTWLLLPALPLAAWFAYHYAHTGYVFGNPQFFRYNVDSTLQPLRIVFAFILRAWQLVGHANLYLLTLAMVLAMFLPARSDAGVPRERIALPHQFVFAVVMAAYLVVLSLIGGAVLARYMLPAIPLVIIISVSTVWRRIPGWPVVITLVCAAFVAGLLINPPYVFAPEDSLAYRDFVVLHQQAAGMMEKRFPQARVLTAWPATDELSKPYLGYVNTPHKVLQLESFTREDLEAASQSTEFDMAVIFSRKYEPPRRLPVPEFWKRAQTRFFDYHPDTPPELAAQILGGSVLWKAHRGGEWIAIITIPQIRNADLHRKAAFTF; this comes from the coding sequence GTGCGAGACAGGTTTGTGCCTGCCGGCCTGATGCGCAGGACTGCGCTCTTCATTTTTATTTTTGTTCTTTTGCTGGCCGCGCATTGGTCCCTGCTGCGGCTTCCCTACTTCTGGGATGAAGCCGGCTATTATGTCCCCGCCGCGTACGATATTTTTACTCGTGGCGATTTTATTCCTCATTCCACACTTACCAATGCACATCCGCCTTTAGTTATGGCTTACCTGGCCCTGGCCTGGAAGCTCTTTGGCTATTCCCCTGCGGTCACACACACGGCCATACTGCTGATTTCGGCATTGGCGCTGTTGGGCGTATTCGTGCTGGCGCAGCACGTAGCCAATCGTGTCGTAGCCGCCGCCAGCACCTTGTGTACGGCGCTGTATCCCGTATTTTTCGCCCAAAGCTCGCTCGCTCAGGTGGATTTGGCTGTAACCGCCTTCACTCTTTGGGGTGTTTTTTTTTATTTGAAGCGACGGCGCTGGCTGTGCGTGGCGGCATTCGCGCTTGCAGCGCTGTCCAAAGAAACCGCCATTATTACCCCGGCTGCACTCTTTGCGTGGGAGGCAATACGGAAATCAAAAGACACTCCGGCGACCTCGTTCTTTCAACGGGCGGTTCGTTCCACTTGGCTGCTACTACCAGCACTGCCGCTGGCCGCATGGTTCGCCTACCACTATGCGCACACGGGATACGTCTTCGGCAACCCACAATTTTTCCGCTACAACGTAGATTCCACTCTGCAACCGCTACGCATCGTCTTTGCCTTCATCCTTCGTGCATGGCAACTGGTTGGCCACGCCAATCTTTACTTACTCACGTTGGCCATGGTTTTGGCCATGTTTCTGCCTGCGCGGAGTGATGCAGGCGTCCCCCGCGAGCGCATTGCTCTACCTCATCAGTTTGTCTTTGCCGTAGTTATGGCTGCTTATCTTGTAGTCCTTTCGTTGATCGGAGGAGCGGTGCTGGCGCGCTACATGCTGCCAGCCATCCCTTTGGTGATTATCATCTCCGTTTCTACTGTCTGGCGCCGGATTCCCGGTTGGCCGGTCGTCATAACGCTGGTTTGTGCGGCTTTTGTTGCCGGACTGTTGATCAATCCACCGTACGTCTTCGCTCCTGAGGATAGTTTGGCCTACCGCGACTTCGTTGTGCTGCACCAGCAAGCAGCCGGCATGATGGAAAAGAGGTTCCCACAAGCGCGGGTGCTGACTGCCTGGCCGGCAACAGATGAACTCTCTAAGCCCTACCTCGGCTACGTCAACACGCCCCATAAAGTGCTGCAACTGGAAAGCTTCACCAGGGAGGACTTAGAGGCAGCCAGTCAGAGCACCGAATTCGATATGGCAGTTATATTTTCGAGGAAGTATGAGCCTCCACGCCGCCTGCCTGTTCCTGAATTCTGGAAGCGTGCTCAGACTCGATTTTTTGACTACCATCCCGACACGCCGCCGGAGTTGGCAGCACAGATTCTGGGAGGAAGCGTCCTTTGGAAGGCCCACCGGGGTGGGGAGTGGATTGCCATCATCACAATTCCCCAAATCCGGAATGCAGATCTGCACCGAAAGGCTGCGTTTACCTTTTAG
- a CDS encoding GNAT family N-acetyltransferase: MNTPRSYRSQDFDELWRIDQECFQQGIAYSRRELAWYMNRSRAFTLVAEEEARGKIMGFVVAESDPAGIGHILTIDVRPGGQRAGTGSLLLKAAERYLLQKKCKAVLLETAVDNAVALAFYKHHGYAVVETIPRYYLNSIDALVMGKRLEAVKVVKAGSIKVKKARAKKI, encoded by the coding sequence ATGAACACTCCGCGCAGCTATCGCAGCCAGGATTTCGATGAACTCTGGCGCATTGACCAGGAGTGTTTCCAACAAGGCATTGCCTACTCCCGCCGTGAACTGGCCTGGTACATGAACCGGTCAAGAGCTTTTACTTTAGTAGCGGAAGAAGAAGCCCGCGGAAAAATTATGGGGTTTGTGGTTGCTGAGTCAGATCCTGCCGGCATAGGACATATCCTGACCATTGATGTGCGCCCCGGAGGCCAACGTGCAGGAACAGGGTCTCTGCTGCTGAAAGCCGCCGAGCGCTATCTCCTGCAAAAGAAATGCAAAGCGGTTTTGCTGGAAACTGCCGTTGACAATGCCGTTGCGCTGGCCTTTTATAAGCACCACGGTTATGCCGTGGTTGAAACCATTCCGCGCTACTACCTCAACAGCATAGATGCGCTGGTCATGGGCAAACGCCTGGAGGCCGTAAAGGTAGTCAAGGCTGGCTCGATCAAGGTCAAAAAGGCCAGGGCGAAAAAAATATGA
- a CDS encoding fatty acid desaturase, with protein MRPDVLLAQYGKRSDVVSFMITTGHIAFVLAPVYLAAVIGPGVLLVLFWLWTGLTMSGLLNLMHECAHYHVFKKRWGANLLGRWILAALMVTDFDAYRALHWAHHQNLGGSDDPKYSYKVDIRGWRLFLFFLRCLIGIEALKKFSYVVHTRPNANLSRSRFWIVRAMAFHLAFFASVFMVAWRFGVHDVRIAALNAAISYGAVYLYGVASLTLFAATLRAIAEHQNGTDHPEVVGNAVLRNLACGPIERLIFGCYGFAEHATHHLHPAIPSYHLRDATHELATEAPWLEPHVSYLAILTVQTHSKSPSEELQYLR; from the coding sequence GTGAGACCCGATGTCCTCTTAGCGCAGTATGGCAAGCGATCTGACGTTGTCTCTTTTATGATTACGACCGGCCACATTGCTTTTGTCCTGGCTCCGGTTTATTTAGCTGCGGTGATAGGACCAGGCGTCTTGCTGGTTCTCTTCTGGCTCTGGACGGGCCTGACCATGAGCGGCCTATTGAACCTGATGCATGAGTGTGCTCACTATCACGTCTTCAAAAAGCGTTGGGGAGCCAACCTCCTGGGGCGATGGATACTAGCCGCGCTGATGGTGACAGACTTTGATGCCTATCGTGCCTTGCACTGGGCCCATCACCAGAATCTCGGCGGAAGCGATGATCCTAAGTACAGCTACAAAGTTGACATCCGAGGCTGGCGCCTGTTCTTGTTTTTCCTCCGCTGCCTCATCGGCATTGAGGCACTGAAGAAATTCAGCTACGTAGTTCACACGCGACCCAATGCAAACCTGTCGCGTTCACGCTTCTGGATCGTTCGGGCCATGGCCTTTCATCTGGCATTCTTTGCCTCAGTGTTTATGGTTGCCTGGCGGTTTGGAGTACACGATGTCAGAATCGCGGCACTCAATGCTGCTATTTCTTATGGGGCCGTTTACCTCTATGGCGTGGCTTCTCTAACGCTCTTCGCAGCCACGCTTCGAGCAATCGCTGAGCACCAGAATGGGACAGATCACCCCGAAGTTGTGGGTAACGCGGTTTTGCGGAATCTAGCCTGCGGACCAATCGAGAGACTGATCTTCGGGTGTTATGGGTTTGCAGAGCACGCAACTCACCACCTTCACCCTGCCATTCCAAGCTATCACCTTCGTGATGCAACCCACGAGTTGGCTACCGAGGCCCCATGGCTTGAACCCCATGTTAGTTATCTTGCGATATTGACGGTCCAAACCCACTCAAAGTCGCCCTCCGAAGAATTACAGTATTTGCGGTAG
- a CDS encoding class I SAM-dependent methyltransferase produces the protein MCPACTSPQVLETVEIPDHEYGLDYLARYAACRECNSLYQSPMPSDSELASFYRQNYHSMSDGGFLMRMRHKMRIQRLKTLLNGSGAVLDYGCGNGSFMRRAAAAIPNVEFIGYEIGNHTQVTRPAERVTIVQGGPADLFEVLSPCQVIIMNHVIEHLPDPFAIVSALAKKLMPGGCFDGQTPNAASLEHRIFGLRWSGFHAPRHTVVFSVAGLRSLLQRAGFESVSVKGAFNPAGYAVSFASLPHGHAKGMIPRHGLKWLICIAAATVVLPVDVWSGAPGMIDFKARKKGDN, from the coding sequence ATGTGTCCGGCATGTACGAGTCCTCAGGTCCTGGAGACTGTGGAGATTCCCGACCACGAATACGGGCTGGACTATCTAGCCAGGTACGCCGCCTGCAGAGAGTGCAACTCGCTTTACCAATCTCCCATGCCGAGTGACTCTGAACTGGCCTCGTTCTATCGCCAAAACTACCACAGCATGAGTGACGGTGGGTTTCTCATGCGAATGCGGCACAAGATGCGGATTCAACGGCTCAAGACCCTTCTCAACGGCAGCGGGGCCGTTCTAGACTACGGATGTGGCAATGGTTCATTCATGCGCCGGGCTGCGGCAGCCATCCCCAACGTCGAATTCATTGGTTATGAGATCGGTAACCACACTCAGGTCACCCGGCCTGCTGAGCGGGTCACGATCGTCCAAGGCGGGCCAGCGGATCTGTTTGAGGTTCTTTCTCCTTGCCAAGTGATCATCATGAACCACGTTATAGAACATCTGCCTGACCCATTTGCAATCGTCTCTGCGCTGGCCAAGAAGCTCATGCCCGGTGGCTGCTTCGACGGACAAACTCCAAACGCCGCATCTCTTGAGCACCGAATCTTCGGTCTGCGTTGGAGTGGGTTCCATGCGCCCAGGCATACTGTGGTCTTCTCCGTTGCCGGGCTGCGTAGCCTCCTCCAGCGGGCTGGGTTTGAATCAGTCAGCGTCAAAGGGGCCTTCAACCCAGCTGGTTACGCCGTCAGTTTCGCGAGCCTTCCCCACGGTCACGCTAAGGGAATGATTCCCAGGCACGGATTGAAGTGGCTCATATGTATCGCTGCCGCGACCGTTGTCTTACCGGTTGACGTCTGGTCGGGAGCGCCTGGAATGATTGACTTTAAGGCACGGAAGAAAGGAGACAATTAA
- the rlmN gene encoding 23S rRNA (adenine(2503)-C(2))-methyltransferase RlmN → MGQQLKCALLGLSFQELTGIIEGFGQPPYRARQLYQAIYSQRQGTLQAISTLPADFRNQLSEEGYSIGLPAIEKKFSSTDGTIRYLMAFADGQSVETVWMPEGDGGEAGDGSEADLEITDELLPSGQATGGWQEGKFHRATICISSQAGCAVNCQFCMTALLGLQRNLAPGEIVGQVLAVLNDRSVNIDRERINLVFMGQGEPFLNYESFMQAVRLLSDPEGIAIPASRMTVSTSGIVPRIYDFGKEQLRPKLAISLNASNDDVRSGIMPINKKWGLEKLLTAAREFPLRNRERLTFEYVLLDGVNDEVQHASEVVELVRGIRAKVNLIALNPGPEIDFKTPVEQRVHTFQKILRDAGIPAYIRRPRGRDIYAACGQLKRTVA, encoded by the coding sequence ATGGGTCAGCAGCTAAAATGCGCTTTATTGGGCCTTTCTTTTCAAGAACTTACGGGGATTATTGAAGGATTTGGCCAACCCCCATACCGCGCCCGGCAGCTTTACCAGGCCATTTACAGCCAGCGGCAGGGGACATTACAGGCTATTTCTACCCTGCCTGCAGATTTCCGCAATCAGCTCTCCGAAGAAGGTTACAGCATCGGTCTGCCTGCAATTGAAAAGAAATTTTCTTCTACCGACGGTACCATTCGTTATCTGATGGCTTTTGCCGACGGCCAAAGTGTTGAAACCGTCTGGATGCCTGAGGGCGATGGTGGAGAAGCAGGGGATGGATCAGAAGCCGACCTGGAAATAACGGATGAACTTCTTCCCTCAGGCCAGGCAACGGGAGGCTGGCAGGAAGGCAAATTTCATCGTGCAACAATTTGCATTTCAAGCCAGGCTGGCTGTGCGGTAAATTGTCAGTTCTGCATGACCGCTTTACTGGGGTTGCAGCGCAACCTGGCTCCTGGCGAGATTGTTGGACAGGTTCTTGCTGTACTGAACGACCGCAGCGTAAATATTGACCGCGAGCGCATCAACCTGGTCTTCATGGGGCAAGGGGAGCCGTTTTTGAACTATGAAAGCTTTATGCAAGCGGTCCGTCTGTTAAGTGATCCTGAGGGAATTGCGATTCCTGCCTCGCGCATGACCGTTTCCACTTCTGGTATCGTTCCCCGGATTTACGATTTCGGCAAAGAGCAGCTCCGCCCAAAGCTGGCGATTTCTCTGAATGCCTCAAACGATGACGTCCGTTCCGGCATCATGCCCATCAACAAAAAATGGGGTTTAGAGAAATTGCTGACGGCTGCCCGCGAATTTCCTCTGCGCAACCGTGAACGATTAACTTTCGAATACGTATTGCTGGATGGAGTGAATGACGAGGTACAGCACGCCAGCGAGGTAGTGGAATTGGTCCGAGGCATACGGGCCAAGGTGAACCTGATTGCTCTTAACCCCGGTCCGGAAATTGATTTCAAGACTCCTGTTGAACAGCGCGTGCATACCTTTCAGAAAATCCTGCGCGACGCCGGCATTCCGGCTTACATCCGCCGGCCACGCGGACGCGATATCTACGCCGCCTGCGGCCAGCTTAAGCGTACGGTTGCGTAG